In Papaver somniferum cultivar HN1 chromosome 1, ASM357369v1, whole genome shotgun sequence, a genomic segment contains:
- the LOC113321824 gene encoding cytochrome c oxidase-assembly factor COX23, mitochondrial-like translates to MESSSSSYPSASRISDSNCYPQYSASLKCLEEFSTDKSKCQEHFDVYKECKKKEREARLERNKNRSLFS, encoded by the exons ATGGAGTCGTCGTCGTCGTCATATCCAAGTGCTTCTCGGATCTCCGATTCTAATTGTTACCCTCAGTACTCTGCTTCTCTCAAGT GTCTAGAAGAATTCAGCACTGATAAGAGTAAATGTCAGGAGCATTTTGATGTTTACAAGGAATGCAAGAAGAAAGAG AGGGAAGCTAGACTGGAACGGAACAAGAACAGATCCCTTTTCTCTTAG